In the genome of Caloranaerobacter ferrireducens, the window TACAATTAAAGATATATTAGATGCTTGTAAGTATTATGTTAGTAAAACAAATAGAAGAATTACTTTTGAATATACATTGATTAATGGTGTAAACGATTCTGTAAGGCATGCTAATGAGTTGACTAAATTACTATCAGGTATCTTATGCCATGTGAATTTAATACCATTAAATCCAATAAAAGAGGCTAATTTCAAGACTTCAAAAGATGCAAATGTGTTAAAATTCAAAGAGATACTTGAAAGTAGAAATATAAATACTACTATTAGGAGAGAAATGGGTGGAGATATTAATGCAGCTTGTGGTCAGTTAAGAAGAGATTATATGAATAAAGTATAAAGACAATTATTTTATTACACACAAAAATATAAGATTTTGTTTTTAAAAGTGAGGGGATAATATGGATGTTGGTTTTTGCACTGATACAGGTATAGTAAGAGAGATTAATCAAGATTCATACTATTGTTCCGATATTGATGAGTTACCGTTATTTGTTGTAGCTGATGGTATGGGTGGTCAAAATGCAGGTGAGGTTGCCAGTATGCTTGCAATAAGTACGGTAAAAGAGGTATTATATGAATTTAAAGATAAACTATTAAACAATGAAATTGAGATACCTTATTTTATTAATTTAGCTTTATCAAAAGCAAATTATAGAATTTACAAACAATCTTTAGAAAATGAAAAGTTTTCAGGTATGGGAACAACTATTACGTTGGCTTTTATTAAAAATAACAAAATATATATTGGTCATGTTGGAGATAGTAGAGCTTATTTGATTAGAAAAAATGATTTAATCCAGCTAACACAAGACCATTCTTTAGTAGCTGAGTTGGTTAGAAATGGAAGTATAACGGAAGAAGAAGCGATTAATCATCCGCAAAAAAATATTATAACTAGAGCTATAGGTACAGAAGAAGAAGTAAAGATTGATATAATTAGTAGAGATATTTTAAGTGGAGATATTATTATTTTATGTACTGATGGTTTATCAAATATGGTTAGTAATAAAGATATTTTGAGAGTAATGTTATTATCAGAGAATATGCAGGAAGCTTGTGACAAATTAACACATATAGCAAATGAACACGGTGGTTTCGATAATACTACAGTATTAGCAATAAGAATTGAATAGAAAAGAGGTGAGAATAGTGAAAGGTAAGCTTTTGGGAGATAGATATGAAATAGTTGAGAAAATTGGTAGTGGAGGTATGGCTTTAGTATATAAAGCTAAGTGTAGATTATTGAATAGATATGTCGCAGTAAAAGTATTAAGAACTGAATTTATAAATAATGAAGAATTTATTAATAAGTTTAGAAGAGAATCGCAAGCAGCTGCAAGTCTTTCACACCCTAATATTGTAAATATTTATGATGTAGGTGTAGAGGATGATATATATTATATAGTTATGGAGTATGTAAAAGGTAAAACAT includes:
- a CDS encoding Stp1/IreP family PP2C-type Ser/Thr phosphatase, producing MDVGFCTDTGIVREINQDSYYCSDIDELPLFVVADGMGGQNAGEVASMLAISTVKEVLYEFKDKLLNNEIEIPYFINLALSKANYRIYKQSLENEKFSGMGTTITLAFIKNNKIYIGHVGDSRAYLIRKNDLIQLTQDHSLVAELVRNGSITEEEAINHPQKNIITRAIGTEEEVKIDIISRDILSGDIIILCTDGLSNMVSNKDILRVMLLSENMQEACDKLTHIANEHGGFDNTTVLAIRIE